Proteins from a genomic interval of Neodiprion lecontei isolate iyNeoLeco1 chromosome 2, iyNeoLeco1.1, whole genome shotgun sequence:
- the LOC107220771 gene encoding major royal jelly protein 1-like has translation MIFRLSFFWRILPIVLGCAAWSSAAKLKTVYEWKYIDYVWNDNVQKLNAIKNGQYNHTKIIPIDFQKISGGRVLVTTPRLFNNPASLSTVSNQTGDGGPLLEPYPNWDWHTSTDCTGITSVNRIFLDECNRLWIVDSGKIGNVQTCPAQIIAFNPKTDEVLQRVIIPDELTHSSVNTNNGRLEIQTVETYGDSCSTTWVYIGDPEGYGLVIWNGSTIWRLEDDNVYAPDPEATIFSVDGENVTLELGVSSLVIPPPGFIEEGYLLFKPLASRIGYAATLDDLHNSNTAGNTVTYYRSNFTIPSQELARVYSKFGVLIGGFATQLVVACWNIQYPLTSESVGTILEDDNALQFTSAAKITNGCRDEFEYEHYWLLTNRLQEFVLGIMDFNEVNYRILGANLAALVRGTVCEPEPHTVSPSIEDKFFFEFETVTVISSAITASEYLN, from the exons ATGATATTTCGATTGAGCTTTTTTTGGAGAATACTGCCAATTGTTTTGGGATGTGCGGCATGGTCTTCAGCTGCAAAACTGAAAACTGTTTACGAATGGAAGTACATCGACTACGTCTGGAACGATAACGTACAAAAACTAAACGCGATCAAAAACGGACAGTACAATCACAccaaaattattccaattgaTTTCCAGAAAATCTCAG GGGGTCGAGTTTTGGTAACAACCCCAAGATTGTTCAACAACCCCGCGAGTTTGTCAACGGTTTCAAATCAGACTGGCGATGGTGGTCCATTGCTTGAACCCTACCCCAATTGGGATTGGCACACGTCAACGGATTGCACCGGTATTACCAGTGTTAACAGGATTTTC TTAGACGAATGCAATAGGCTGTGGATCGTCGACTCGGGGAAAATAGGAAACGTACAGACATGCCCTGCTCAGATAATCGCGTTTAATCCCAAAACTGACGAGGTCCTGCAGCGTGTAATAATTCCAGATGAATTAACGCATAGTTCCGTGAATACGAATAACGGACGACTTGAGATACAAACCGTGGAGACGTACGGAGACTCGTGTAGCACTACTTGG GTGTACATCGGGGACCCAGAAGGATACGGTCTTGTTATTTGGAACGGTTCCACCATATGGCGGCTGGAAGACGACAACGTTTACGCTCCGGATCCAGAAGCAACAATCTTCTCCGTGGACGGTGAGAATGTGACTCTCGAACTCGGTGTTTCCAGCCTCGTGATACCACCTCCTGGATTCATTGAGGAAGGGTACCTTCTCTTCAAACCCTTGGCTTCAAGGATAGGATATGCAGCTACGCTCGACGATTTGCACAACTCCAATACAGCTGGAAACACTGTGACATATTATCGATCTAACTTTACAATCCCTAGCCAGGAACTTGCCAGAGTTTATTCCAAATTTGGAGTCTTAATCGGCGGATTTGCCACACAACTAGTCGTTGCCTGCTGGAATATACAATATCCATTGACATCAGAATCCGTG GGTACGATACTCGAAGACGACAATGCCCTGCAATTCACCAGTGCCGCCAAGATTACCAATGGATGTAGGGACGAGTTTGAGTACGAACACTACTGGCTGCTGACTAATCGATTGCAAGAATTTGTTCTGGGTATCATGGACTTCAATGAAGTCAATTATAGAATTCTGGGTGCTAACCTTGCCGCTCTTGTTCGTGGCACAGTTTGTGAGCCTGAGCCACACACCGTCTCCCCCAGCATtgaggataaattttttttcgaatttgaaactgTAACCGTCATTTCTTCAGCAATCACCGCATCAGAATATCTTAATTAG
- the LOC107220789 gene encoding major royal jelly protein 2: MHRFVLILTIANCAVAAELNVIYEWKYVDYVWNSEEDRQSAIAEGRYNDTQVFTIDVQKASDGRVFVTTPALFTAGTPATLSTISSSQGPGGPLLQPYPDWSWHMPGNCSGITSVWRVAVDECDRLWVLDSGKIGNANQVCPAQILVFDLITDTLLQRITIPNDISHSPANESLGQLITPVVETEGFDCQRTWVYIADVQGGGLIIWDGWQFLRLDDEVFKADPTATTFSIAGDNFTLADGMFGLALSPRHPLQPRSLFFRPLASLKEYSYAVHDLHRLMFGFDSVNYITSNYEFPSQVTAQAFSREGILFLGLTREIAIACWNMNHPMDDEHVVIVAQNNDTLQFASGVKVSKRGYDDFEEELWVSTNRLQKIYTGTLNVDEVNFRILSARVEDLVQYSKCQSLQFFK; encoded by the exons ATGCATCGCTTCGTACTTATTCTAACCATCGCAAATTGCGCGGTGGCTGCAGAACTGAACGTGATTTATGAGTGGAAATACGTCGACTACGTCTGGAACAGCGAAGAAGATCGACAGTCGGCAATTGCCGAAGGGAGATACAACGACACGCAGGTCTTCACGATCGACGTTCAGAAGGCTTCAG ATGGACGTGTCTTTGTGACTACGCCAGCGCTCTTTACTGCCGGAACTCCGGCCACCCTTTCGACAATATCTTCGAGCCAAGGTCCAGGTGGTCCGCTATTGCAGCCCTATCCAGATTGGTCCTGGCACATGCCTGGGAACTGCAGCGGCATCACAAGTGTGTGGAGAGTGGCT GTTGACGAATGCGATAGACTCTGGGTGCTTGACAGCGGAAAAATTGGCAATGCCAACCAGGTGTGTCCAGCCCAAATTTTGGTATTTGATTTAATAACCGACACACTGCTGCAACGAATTACCATTCCAAACGACATCTCGCACAGTCCCGCGAACGAGTCTCTGGGACAACTAATTACGCCTGTAGTTGAGACGGAGGGCTTCGACTGCCAGCGGACATGG GTTTACATAGCTGACGTTCAGGGTGGAGGTCTCATAATATGGGACGGATGGCAGTTTTTGCGCCTTGACGACGAAGTGTTCAAAGCGGACCCAACGGCCACGACGTTCTCCATCGCTGGGGATAATTTCACTCTTGCGGACGGGATGTTCGGACTCGCGTTATCACCCCGGCATCCGCTGCAACCTCGCAGTTTATTTTTCAGGCCGTTGGCCTCGCTCAAAGAATACTCCTATGCTGTTCACGATCTGCATAGGCTGATGTTTGGATTCGACTCCGTTAATTACATCACTTCCAACTATGAATTTCCCAGTCAGGTTACCGCACAAGCATTTTCACGGGAAGGTATCCTGTTCCTCGGACTAACGAGAGAAATAGCAATAGCATGCTGGAACATGAATCACCCGATGGACGACGAGCACGTG GTGATCGTGGCGCAAAACAACGACACCTTGCAGTTCGCTAGTGGAGTCAAGGTTTCGAAACGCGGATATGATGATTTCGAAGAAGAACTTTGGGTTTCGACAAACCgcttacaaaaaatatatactggCACTCTAAACGTTGATGAAGTCAACTTCAGAATTCTCAGCGCTCGGGTCGAAGACCTCGTCCAGTATTCCAAATGTCAGtcattgcaattttttaaataa